In Pseudomonas sp. GCEP-101, one DNA window encodes the following:
- a CDS encoding TolC family outer membrane protein, which translates to MGASSCGLVGALMLAAGVALAQTAAVAPGGVSMAEDGTDLLHLYHEARLEDPQILASFAHAQAGKEYQREAMGVLLPQLSLNAGTNQIHQRNDFIDESYDSENYSLVLRQYLYNKAAWENYQKFKSMALQSESEALDAQAEATVELARRYFTALAAEDELELVIAERRTTQESLDRVNALYARQLALVTDQLDLQARVDLLAAQELEARNQAIISREALAEIVGRPVKERLSRVRNDVRLRMTERSLDNWVRDGIALNPALKARESGVAAAEAALRSGKGGHYPTLSLNLSAQQTNEGYNNSLAPRTDSYVAGVGLQVPIYSGGSTSARVRGLYQDQLVAKEQLEEIRRRVVKEITSAYLTANSNGEKIQANRLALASAHKSRESAEKALGYGMVNAVDVLAAVRNEFRARRDLLKTQYEFLSNVFTLNRWAGKPPIESVQSVNGWLGAGSASEDFLRP; encoded by the coding sequence ATGGGTGCATCTTCATGTGGGCTGGTCGGCGCGCTGATGCTGGCGGCGGGCGTCGCGCTGGCGCAGACCGCCGCGGTGGCGCCCGGCGGCGTCAGCATGGCCGAAGACGGCACTGACCTGCTGCACCTGTACCACGAGGCGCGGCTGGAAGACCCGCAGATACTGGCGTCCTTCGCCCATGCGCAGGCGGGCAAGGAGTACCAGCGCGAGGCCATGGGCGTGCTGCTGCCGCAGCTGTCGCTCAATGCCGGAACGAACCAGATCCACCAGCGCAACGACTTCATCGACGAGAGCTACGACAGCGAGAACTACAGCCTGGTGCTGCGCCAGTACCTGTACAACAAGGCGGCCTGGGAGAACTACCAGAAGTTCAAGAGCATGGCCCTGCAGTCCGAGTCCGAGGCGCTGGACGCCCAGGCGGAAGCCACGGTGGAGCTGGCGCGGCGTTATTTCACTGCGTTGGCGGCCGAGGACGAGCTCGAACTGGTGATCGCCGAACGCCGTACCACCCAGGAAAGCCTGGATCGGGTCAACGCGCTGTACGCCAGGCAACTGGCCCTGGTCACCGACCAGCTCGATCTGCAGGCGCGGGTGGACCTGCTGGCCGCGCAGGAACTGGAGGCGCGCAACCAGGCGATCATCAGTCGCGAGGCGCTGGCGGAGATCGTCGGCCGACCGGTGAAGGAGCGACTCAGCCGGGTGCGCAACGATGTGCGCCTGCGGATGACCGAGCGGAGCCTGGACAACTGGGTGCGCGACGGCATCGCCCTGAACCCGGCGCTCAAGGCGCGTGAAAGTGGCGTCGCAGCGGCGGAGGCGGCGCTGCGCAGCGGCAAGGGCGGGCACTATCCGACGCTGAGCCTGAACCTCAGCGCGCAGCAGACCAACGAGGGCTACAACAACTCCCTGGCGCCGCGCACCGACAGCTACGTCGCCGGCGTCGGCCTGCAGGTGCCGATCTACAGCGGCGGCTCCACCTCCGCGCGGGTGCGCGGCCTGTACCAGGACCAGTTGGTGGCCAAGGAGCAACTGGAGGAAATCCGTCGGCGGGTGGTCAAGGAGATCACCAGCGCCTACCTCACGGCCAACTCCAACGGCGAGAAGATCCAGGCCAACCGCCTGGCGCTGGCCTCGGCGCACAAGTCGCGGGAGTCGGCGGAAAAGGCCCTGGGCTACGGCATGGTCAATGCGGTGGATGTGCTGGCTGCGGTGCGCAACGAGTTCCGTGCCCGGCGGGATCTGCTCAAGACGCAGTACGAGTTCCTCAGCAATGTGTTCACCCTCAATCGCTGGGCGGGCAAGCCCCCGATCGAGAGCGTGCAGAGCGTCAATGGCTGGCTGGGCGCTGGCAGTGCCAGTGAGGATTTCCTGCGCCCGTGA
- a CDS encoding response regulator transcription factor, whose product MSDQKKPIRVMLIDCRPLVLIGLHDLINARKPHMEVSGQATTYTYALDLADQQRPDVVFFSFFPDALDPLEVVGELTRSARMKVLVLKGLYEAVPVAQAIDAGARGIVLAEDPTESIIQAIVNVHHRDIGLDRAWAGGLSGYAANGRVPLRCNREQAKQARLTLRERELISAIVEDPSAKYMSIAERLGISEHTVHNHLSNIYQKLDLINRMDLLMYALKHGLASSEEPPESAWVELDRAPQGNGASLRNE is encoded by the coding sequence ATGTCTGACCAGAAGAAACCGATACGGGTGATGCTGATCGATTGCCGCCCACTCGTTCTCATCGGCCTGCACGACCTGATCAATGCCCGAAAACCGCACATGGAGGTCAGCGGCCAGGCCACGACCTACACCTACGCCCTGGACTTGGCCGACCAGCAGCGCCCCGACGTGGTGTTCTTCAGCTTCTTTCCCGATGCCCTGGACCCGCTGGAGGTGGTGGGCGAATTGACCCGCAGCGCGCGGATGAAGGTGCTGGTGCTCAAGGGCCTGTACGAGGCGGTGCCGGTCGCCCAGGCGATCGACGCGGGCGCCCGCGGCATCGTGCTGGCGGAAGACCCGACCGAGTCGATCATCCAGGCCATCGTCAATGTCCACCATCGCGATATTGGCCTGGATCGCGCCTGGGCCGGCGGGCTTTCCGGCTACGCGGCCAACGGCCGTGTGCCGCTTCGGTGCAACCGCGAGCAGGCCAAGCAGGCCCGGCTGACGCTGCGCGAGCGGGAACTGATCAGCGCCATCGTCGAAGACCCCTCCGCCAAGTACATGAGCATCGCCGAGCGCCTGGGTATCAGTGAGCACACGGTGCACAACCACCTGAGCAACATCTACCAGAAGCTCGACCTGATCAACCGCATGGACCTGCTGATGTATGCCCTCAAGCACGGCCTGGCCAGCAGCGAGGAGCCGCCGGAATCCGCCTGGGTGGAGCTGGACCGGGCGCCGCAGGGCAATGGGGCGTCGCTGCGTAACGAGTGA